In Chryseobacterium shigense, the following proteins share a genomic window:
- the atpH gene encoding ATP synthase F1 subunit delta, whose translation MLTSKVAKRYAQGLLDFTNESGQTAAVFSEMKDVVKIMSESKDLNKFFLTPYIDSKKKIEAANEIFKSFSTSSQNLIRLVIKHGRENQLKNIAQEFINKVEDINGVQRITLTTATQLSKENLDQILRSTNLVKAGSNFDLNLNVKPEILGGYILRVGDQQVDASVKTKLNQVKKDFQLN comes from the coding sequence ATGCTTACATCTAAAGTAGCTAAAAGATATGCACAGGGTCTGCTGGATTTCACCAATGAATCAGGCCAGACAGCTGCTGTATTTTCTGAAATGAAAGATGTAGTGAAGATCATGTCTGAATCTAAGGATTTGAACAAATTTTTCCTTACGCCTTACATAGATTCCAAAAAGAAAATAGAGGCAGCAAACGAAATTTTTAAAAGTTTTTCAACATCTTCACAAAACCTGATCAGGTTAGTGATCAAGCATGGACGTGAAAACCAATTAAAAAATATAGCTCAGGAGTTCATCAATAAAGTAGAGGATATCAACGGAGTACAGAGAATAACGCTTACAACAGCAACTCAGCTTTCTAAAGAAAACCTTGATCAGATCCTGAGATCTACCAATCTGGTAAAAGCAGGTTCAAACTTTGACCTGAACTTAAATGTAAAGCCGGAAATTCTGGGAGGTTACATTTTAAGAGTAGGTGATCAGCAGGTAGATGCGTCTGTAAAGACAAAACTTAATCAAGTTAAAAAAGATTTTCAGTTAAATTAA
- the atpE gene encoding ATP synthase F0 subunit C, producing the protein MEIPRIIGGGLIVLGVGIGLGKIGAAALEAIARQPEQSGKIQTAMLIAAALVEGVAFAALFAS; encoded by the coding sequence ATGGAAATCCCTAGAATTATTGGTGGCGGTCTTATCGTACTTGGTGTAGGTATCGGTCTTGGTAAAATCGGAGCTGCTGCTCTTGAAGCTATCGCTAGACAGCCTGAGCAATCTGGAAAAATCCAAACTGCTATGCTTATTGCAGCTGCACTAGTAGAAGGTGTTGCATTTGCTGCGTTATTCGCATCATAA
- a CDS encoding hemolysin family protein, protein MDSDIVRLLLALFLVLLNGFFVAAEFSIVKVRYSQIQLKAAEGNSMAKQAEHIIKHLDEYLSATQLGITLASLALGWVGESALHHVVESIFHSLNVDLTQTTITTISVVTSFVLITVMHIVFGELIPKSIAIRKSESTTMATAVPLRVFYTVFKPFIWLMNLMSNTFLRLVKIHPASEQEIHSTEELQLLVKQSADSGEIEEENYEIIKNAFDFTDHSAKQIMVPRQNITSIDFEEDINEIINKIMDSGYSRIPVYLDSIDNIIGVFYTKEIIREFVKRKGDLNHEDLKDLMRDAFFVVGSKKISDLLKIFQQKKQHLAIVIDEFGGTEGIITLEDILEELVGEIQDEEDDEDKLVDKIGDNIYWVQATQPLDEINEYLPKKLPLSEESEYNTLAGFILHGLEDIPEENDEFDLENYHFKILKMNNKSVELVELVYEGPNVLNDLADKIGEV, encoded by the coding sequence ATGGACTCGGACATAGTCAGGCTTTTGCTAGCCTTATTTCTTGTTTTATTAAATGGCTTTTTCGTAGCCGCTGAATTTTCAATTGTTAAAGTTCGTTACTCACAAATCCAGTTAAAAGCAGCCGAAGGTAACTCTATGGCGAAACAGGCAGAGCATATTATCAAGCATCTTGATGAATATCTGTCCGCTACACAGCTTGGTATTACCTTAGCTTCCCTGGCGTTGGGATGGGTAGGGGAAAGTGCTTTACATCACGTAGTAGAAAGCATTTTCCATTCTTTAAATGTTGATCTTACTCAAACTACAATTACCACAATATCAGTGGTAACAAGTTTTGTATTGATTACAGTGATGCATATTGTATTCGGTGAGCTTATCCCGAAATCAATTGCCATCAGAAAATCTGAGTCAACTACAATGGCTACAGCTGTTCCTTTAAGAGTTTTTTATACGGTTTTCAAGCCTTTTATCTGGTTGATGAACCTGATGTCGAATACTTTCTTAAGATTGGTAAAAATACATCCGGCATCAGAGCAGGAAATCCATTCTACCGAAGAACTCCAGCTTTTGGTAAAACAAAGTGCAGACAGCGGTGAAATTGAAGAGGAAAACTATGAAATCATTAAAAATGCATTTGATTTTACAGATCATTCCGCCAAGCAGATCATGGTTCCAAGACAGAATATTACGTCTATTGACTTTGAGGAAGATATCAATGAAATTATCAACAAGATTATGGATAGCGGTTATTCCCGTATTCCTGTATATCTTGATTCTATTGATAATATCATTGGGGTTTTCTATACAAAGGAGATTATCCGGGAGTTTGTGAAGAGAAAGGGAGATCTTAACCATGAAGATCTCAAAGACCTTATGCGTGATGCATTTTTCGTAGTGGGCAGTAAAAAGATTTCAGATCTTCTTAAAATCTTCCAGCAGAAAAAACAGCATCTTGCAATAGTTATTGATGAATTTGGAGGAACTGAAGGTATTATTACCCTGGAAGACATTCTCGAAGAGCTTGTAGGGGAAATACAGGATGAAGAAGATGATGAAGACAAACTGGTAGATAAAATAGGAGACAATATTTATTGGGTTCAGGCTACACAGCCATTGGATGAAATTAATGAATATCTGCCTAAAAAACTGCCTCTTTCAGAAGAAAGCGAATATAACACGCTGGCAGGTTTCATTTTGCACGGATTGGAAGATATCCCTGAGGAAAATGATGAATTTGATTTAGAAAACTATCATTTCAAAATTCTGAAAATGAATAATAAGAGTGTGGAACTCGTGGAATTAGTATACGAAGGCCCGAATGTACTGAATGATCTGGCCGATAAGATAGGAGAAGTTTAA
- the atpB gene encoding F0F1 ATP synthase subunit A, which produces MFKKFAVLFYSIFVLNLVSAQHGEAPAGEAPAKELSEKEKAGKENKEFITHHLLDAHDFTLMVDKEGHHIGFPLPVIFYDNGFHSFMSSKEGFMHGETTEVDGSYYKLHHEKIYKTDAAGTLTLDKDGHPTNDKPLDLSITKSVLIIFLVALLMFVLFTGMARSYKKSVVPTGTARFLEPLIIFVRDEIAIPNIGHKYKRFMGYLLTVFFFILLLNVLGLMPFGINVTGNITMTFFLAILTYLITTFSANKDYWKHIFWMPGVPVPMKFIMLPIELLGTLTKPFALMIRLFANMTAGHIVVMTLIGSIYIFKNWIAGVAFPFLTLVIYILEVLVAFLQAYIFTMLSALFIGMAVEEHEHEHHAAH; this is translated from the coding sequence ATGTTTAAGAAATTCGCAGTTTTATTCTACAGTATTTTTGTATTAAACTTAGTGTCTGCACAGCACGGCGAGGCTCCTGCTGGTGAGGCTCCTGCTAAAGAGCTTTCAGAGAAAGAAAAAGCAGGTAAAGAAAACAAAGAGTTCATCACTCATCACTTGTTGGATGCTCACGACTTTACATTGATGGTAGATAAAGAGGGGCACCACATTGGATTTCCTCTTCCTGTTATTTTCTATGATAACGGGTTTCATAGCTTTATGAGCAGCAAAGAAGGTTTCATGCATGGAGAAACAACTGAAGTAGATGGTTCTTATTACAAACTGCATCACGAAAAAATATACAAGACTGATGCTGCAGGAACTTTAACTTTAGATAAAGACGGTCACCCTACAAATGATAAACCTTTAGATCTTTCAATCACTAAAAGTGTACTTATTATTTTCCTGGTTGCGCTTTTAATGTTTGTATTATTTACAGGAATGGCAAGATCTTATAAGAAATCTGTTGTTCCTACAGGAACAGCAAGATTTTTAGAGCCTTTGATCATTTTTGTGAGAGATGAGATTGCTATTCCGAACATCGGGCACAAGTATAAAAGATTTATGGGGTACTTATTAACTGTATTCTTCTTTATCTTACTTTTAAACGTATTAGGATTAATGCCTTTCGGAATTAATGTTACCGGTAATATTACCATGACATTCTTCCTTGCTATCCTTACTTATTTAATTACAACATTCTCTGCGAATAAAGATTACTGGAAACATATTTTCTGGATGCCGGGTGTACCTGTTCCAATGAAATTTATTATGTTGCCGATTGAACTATTAGGAACTCTTACCAAGCCTTTTGCATTGATGATCCGTCTTTTTGCAAACATGACAGCAGGACACATTGTTGTAATGACGCTTATCGGATCAATCTATATTTTCAAAAACTGGATTGCCGGAGTTGCTTTCCCATTCCTTACTTTAGTAATTTATATCCTTGAAGTATTGGTAGCATTCCTTCAGGCTTATATCTTTACAATGCTTTCAGCGTTATTTATCGGAATGGCTGTGGAAGAACATGAGCACGAACATCACGCAGCTCATTAA
- the atpG gene encoding ATP synthase F1 subunit gamma, which yields MANLKEIRGRIASISSTMQITRAMKMVSAAKLKKAQDAIVMLRPYSEKLQEIIQNVNSSSDPDQVSVYAQKREVKRILFIAVTSNRGLAGAFNSSIVKELNNQFRDKSQYEIEVLTVGKKAFDAVRRTRTVYSNESAVYDNLNFDSVAHVAEGVMSSFKEGKFDEVYLIYNKFINAATQEVTAEQLLPISMAEKAEETQVETDYIFEPNRNEILDNLIPKAIKTQVFKAVLDSVASEHGARMTAMHKATDNAQALKNDLVIFYNKARQAAITNEILEIVSGAEALKNS from the coding sequence ATGGCAAACTTAAAAGAAATACGAGGTAGAATTGCATCCATTTCATCTACGATGCAGATTACGCGTGCTATGAAAATGGTTTCCGCAGCGAAACTTAAAAAAGCACAGGATGCAATCGTAATGTTAAGACCTTATTCTGAAAAACTTCAGGAAATCATCCAGAATGTAAATTCTAGCTCTGATCCTGATCAGGTTTCTGTCTATGCTCAAAAAAGAGAAGTGAAAAGAATTCTTTTCATCGCTGTTACTTCAAACAGAGGTCTTGCTGGAGCTTTTAACTCATCTATCGTAAAAGAACTTAACAACCAGTTCAGAGATAAATCTCAATACGAAATTGAAGTTCTTACTGTAGGTAAAAAAGCTTTTGATGCGGTAAGAAGAACCCGTACAGTATATTCCAATGAAAGTGCTGTTTACGATAATTTGAACTTTGATTCAGTAGCCCATGTTGCTGAAGGAGTAATGAGCAGCTTTAAAGAAGGTAAATTTGATGAAGTTTACTTAATCTACAATAAATTTATTAATGCTGCTACCCAGGAAGTTACGGCTGAACAGCTTCTTCCGATTTCTATGGCTGAAAAAGCTGAAGAAACTCAGGTAGAAACAGATTATATCTTTGAACCGAACAGAAATGAAATTCTTGATAATTTAATTCCTAAAGCAATTAAAACTCAGGTTTTCAAAGCGGTTTTAGATTCTGTAGCATCTGAGCACGGAGCGAGAATGACTGCTATGCATAAAGCTACAGACAACGCCCAGGCTTTAAAGAATGATCTTGTGATCTTCTATAACAAAGCAAGACAGGCTGCCATTACAAACGAAATCTTAGAGATCGTTTCAGGAGCTGAAGCTTTGAAAAATTCGTAA
- the atpA gene encoding F0F1 ATP synthase subunit alpha encodes MAEINPAEVSAILKQQLANFDTQSNVEEVGTVLTIGDGIARVYGLENVQYGELVKFSSDVEGIVLNLEEDNVGVALLGESKLVKEGDTVRRTNRISSIKVGEGMLGRVVDTLGNPIDGKGPITGDLYEMPLERKAPGVIFRQPVTEPLQTGIVAIDSMIPVGRGQRELIIGDRQTGKTTVAIDTIINQKEFFDAGKPVYCIYVAIGQKASTVAQIVKTLSDKGALAYTVIVAANASDPVPMQVYSAMAGASIGEFFRDTGRPALIVYDDLSKQAVAYRELSLLLRRPPGREAYPGDVFYLHSRLLERAAKVIADDNIASQMNDLPESLRPIVKGGGSLTALPIIETQAGDVSAYIPTNVISITDGQIFLESDLFNSGVRPAINVGISVSRVGGNAQIKSMKKVSGTLKLDQAQYKELEAFAKFGSDLDASTLAVISKGERNVEILKQPVNSPLPVDSQVAMIYAGTENLLRNVPIRKVKEFQIEYIEFLRSKHPDTMAAIKAGKIDNDITNVLKQAANDLASKYN; translated from the coding sequence ATGGCAGAAATAAATCCAGCAGAAGTATCTGCGATCTTAAAACAGCAATTGGCCAACTTCGATACTCAATCCAACGTTGAGGAAGTAGGTACAGTTTTAACCATCGGTGATGGTATTGCTCGTGTATACGGGTTAGAAAACGTACAATACGGAGAGTTGGTGAAATTTTCTAGTGATGTAGAAGGTATTGTACTTAACCTTGAAGAAGACAACGTAGGTGTTGCTCTACTTGGGGAAAGTAAATTAGTAAAAGAAGGAGACACAGTAAGAAGAACAAACAGAATCTCTTCTATCAAAGTAGGAGAAGGAATGTTAGGAAGAGTAGTAGATACTCTTGGTAACCCTATCGATGGTAAAGGTCCTATTACTGGGGATTTATACGAAATGCCATTGGAAAGAAAAGCTCCTGGAGTTATCTTCAGACAGCCGGTAACAGAACCTTTACAGACAGGTATCGTTGCAATTGACTCTATGATTCCTGTAGGAAGAGGACAGAGAGAGCTTATCATTGGTGATAGACAGACAGGTAAAACTACTGTTGCTATTGATACCATCATCAACCAAAAAGAATTCTTTGATGCAGGTAAGCCTGTATATTGTATATATGTTGCTATCGGTCAGAAAGCTTCTACTGTAGCACAAATCGTTAAAACCCTTTCTGATAAGGGAGCTTTAGCATATACTGTAATCGTTGCAGCTAATGCATCAGATCCGGTTCCGATGCAGGTATATTCTGCAATGGCTGGAGCATCTATCGGTGAGTTCTTCAGAGACACTGGTAGACCGGCACTAATCGTTTATGATGATTTATCCAAACAAGCGGTAGCGTACCGTGAGCTTTCCCTTCTATTGAGAAGACCACCGGGCCGTGAAGCTTATCCTGGAGACGTTTTCTATCTTCACTCAAGACTATTGGAAAGAGCTGCAAAAGTGATCGCTGATGACAATATTGCAAGCCAGATGAACGATTTACCTGAGTCTTTAAGACCAATCGTAAAAGGAGGAGGTTCTTTAACTGCCCTTCCAATTATCGAAACTCAGGCTGGTGACGTATCTGCATATATTCCAACCAACGTAATCTCTATTACTGACGGACAGATCTTCCTGGAGTCTGATCTATTCAACTCAGGGGTTCGTCCTGCGATCAACGTAGGTATTTCTGTATCCAGAGTAGGAGGTAACGCTCAGATCAAATCAATGAAAAAAGTATCCGGTACTCTTAAACTGGACCAGGCTCAATATAAAGAATTGGAAGCGTTTGCTAAATTCGGTTCTGACCTTGATGCTTCTACTTTAGCCGTAATCTCTAAAGGAGAAAGAAACGTTGAGATCCTTAAGCAGCCGGTAAATTCTCCACTTCCTGTAGACAGCCAGGTAGCTATGATCTATGCAGGAACAGAGAACCTTCTAAGAAACGTTCCTATCAGAAAAGTAAAAGAATTCCAGATTGAATACATCGAATTCTTAAGATCTAAGCACCCTGATACAATGGCAGCTATTAAAGCTGGTAAAATCGATAACGATATTACAAACGTTCTTAAGCAGGCAGCTAACGATTTAGCTTCTAAATATAACTAA
- a CDS encoding F0F1 ATP synthase subunit B — protein sequence MELIHQFSSGLFIIQSVIFLALLFLLGKFAWKPILKSINDRETSIVDALNQAKLARKEMETLKEDNERIIREAKIERDAILKEAREIKDRIVGEAKDVAKAEGDKMIESAKQTIQTEKNAAMADIKTQIGALSVNIAESILKQKLDNNEAQNELVQNYLNKSNLN from the coding sequence ATGGAATTAATTCACCAGTTTTCATCAGGACTATTTATTATCCAGTCTGTTATTTTTCTAGCATTATTATTTTTGTTAGGCAAATTTGCTTGGAAACCTATTTTAAAATCAATCAACGACAGAGAAACTTCCATTGTTGATGCTCTTAATCAGGCTAAATTGGCTAGAAAAGAGATGGAGACTTTAAAAGAGGATAACGAAAGAATTATTCGTGAAGCTAAAATCGAAAGAGATGCTATCCTTAAAGAAGCCAGAGAAATTAAAGATAGAATCGTAGGTGAGGCTAAAGATGTTGCTAAAGCTGAAGGAGATAAAATGATTGAATCGGCTAAGCAAACTATCCAGACTGAGAAAAATGCTGCTATGGCAGACATCAAAACTCAAATCGGTGCTTTATCCGTAAACATCGCCGAATCTATCCTTAAGCAAAAGCTGGATAACAACGAAGCTCAAAACGAATTAGTTCAAAATTACCTAAACAAATCAAACCTTAACTAA